Proteins encoded within one genomic window of Bacillus thuringiensis:
- the pheA gene encoding prephenate dehydratase yields MIRVGYLGPEATFTNMAVSRFFPEAEHVPYRTIPDCIDAAANGNVDYAVVPLENAIEGSVNITVDYLVHEQPLSIVGEITVPIQQHLLVHPQYAEVWEEVYAVHSHPHAIAQCHKFLNEELKGVTVRDMTSTSAAAQYVKEHPEEKIAAIANEAAAEKYGLTIVRRSIHTHKNNHTRFLVLHKRKKAILPNNGENRGEKTTLMITLPADYAGALYQVLSAFAWRKLNLSKIESRPMKTGLGNYFFLIDVDKAYDDVLLPGVTMELEALGFSVTVLGSYSSYWL; encoded by the coding sequence ATGATTCGAGTAGGATATTTAGGACCAGAAGCAACATTTACAAATATGGCGGTGAGTCGTTTTTTTCCGGAAGCAGAGCATGTACCGTATCGAACAATTCCAGATTGTATTGATGCAGCTGCAAATGGAAATGTAGATTATGCAGTGGTACCACTAGAAAACGCCATAGAAGGTTCAGTGAATATAACGGTTGATTATCTTGTACATGAGCAGCCGCTTTCCATTGTAGGAGAAATAACAGTGCCAATTCAGCAACATTTACTTGTACATCCGCAGTATGCAGAAGTGTGGGAAGAAGTATATGCAGTGCATTCTCATCCACATGCTATTGCACAATGTCATAAGTTTTTAAATGAAGAACTAAAAGGGGTAACTGTCCGAGATATGACATCAACAAGTGCCGCTGCGCAATATGTGAAAGAACACCCTGAAGAAAAAATCGCTGCCATTGCAAATGAAGCAGCTGCAGAAAAATACGGATTAACGATCGTAAGACGTAGCATTCATACACATAAAAATAATCATACACGCTTCCTCGTGCTCCATAAGAGAAAGAAAGCAATACTCCCAAATAACGGAGAAAACCGCGGAGAGAAAACGACGCTTATGATAACGTTACCTGCTGATTATGCAGGAGCGCTATATCAAGTGTTATCAGCTTTCGCATGGAGAAAATTAAACTTATCCAAAATCGAATCGCGCCCCATGAAAACAGGGCTCGGAAATTACTTTTTCTTAATCGATGTCGATAAAGCATACGATGACGTATTATTGCCAGGCGTAACGATGGAACTTGAAGCACTTGGTTTTTCTGTTACGGTGCTGGGGAGTTATTCTTCTTATTGGTTGTAA
- a CDS encoding YhcN/YlaJ family sporulation lipoprotein yields MNTKVKVIAASLLVTSALAACGTPKDNNAMDGRNYNYKHTAYNDTHQYRDNVARNDRYTDYVTYRNGRNDTGYNNYYRDVNYNGQIANPHPTRNITMNNSYINNDGKTAERITNRVKRMNNVDRVSTVVYGNDVAIAVKPRNTVTNETEMANEIRQAVSNEVGNRNVYVSVRNDMFTRVDAMSTRLRNGTVTNDFNRDIVNMFRDIRYGLTGTMR; encoded by the coding sequence TTGAATACGAAAGTAAAAGTGATTGCTGCTTCTTTGTTAGTTACCAGTGCGTTAGCTGCATGTGGTACACCAAAAGATAACAATGCAATGGATGGACGTAACTACAATTATAAGCATACAGCTTATAATGATACACACCAGTATCGTGATAATGTAGCGCGTAATGATCGCTATACAGATTATGTAACATATAGAAATGGTCGTAACGATACAGGGTATAACAATTATTACCGCGATGTAAATTACAACGGTCAAATTGCTAATCCGCATCCAACACGTAATATTACAATGAACAATTCATACATTAACAATGATGGTAAAACAGCAGAAAGAATTACAAATCGTGTGAAACGTATGAATAACGTAGACCGTGTGTCTACAGTTGTATATGGAAACGATGTGGCGATTGCGGTAAAACCACGTAACACAGTGACAAATGAAACGGAGATGGCGAACGAAATTCGTCAAGCGGTTTCAAATGAAGTTGGAAACAGAAATGTGTACGTCTCTGTAAGAAATGACATGTTTACTCGTGTCGATGCAATGAGTACACGCCTACGTAACGGTACAGTTACAAACGATTTTAATCGCGACATAGTGAATATGTTCCGAGACATTCGTTACGGTTTAACTGGTACTATGCGATAG
- the nadA gene encoding quinolinate synthase NadA: MSILEKVQPIETMLPERYYTMSTEDMEKRVREIKEKMGKTLFIPGHHYQKDEVVQFSDAAGDSLQLAQVAASNKEAKYIVFCGVHFMAETADMLTTDDQIVILPDMRAGCSMADMADIEQTERAWKELKKLFGDTMIPLTYVNSTAAIKAFCGRNGGATVTSSNAKQMVSWAFTQKERLVFLPDQHLGRNTAYDLGIPLDKMAVWDPHTDSLEYDGDIEEIQVILWKGHCSVHQNFTVKNVENVRKNHPDMNIIVHPECCYEVVAASDYAGSTKYIIDMIESAPSGSKWAIGTEMNLVNRIIQQHPDKEIVSLNPFMCPCLTMNRIDLPHLLWALETIERGEEINVISVDKQVTEEAVLALNRMLERV; this comes from the coding sequence ATGAGTATTTTAGAAAAAGTGCAACCAATTGAAACGATGTTACCAGAGCGTTATTACACGATGTCAACAGAAGATATGGAAAAGCGTGTTCGTGAAATTAAAGAAAAAATGGGGAAAACACTATTTATACCAGGGCATCATTATCAAAAAGATGAAGTTGTACAATTTTCTGATGCAGCAGGGGATTCGCTGCAGCTTGCGCAAGTTGCAGCGAGCAATAAAGAAGCAAAATATATTGTGTTTTGTGGTGTACACTTTATGGCAGAAACAGCTGATATGTTAACGACAGATGATCAAATCGTTATTTTGCCAGATATGCGTGCAGGTTGTTCGATGGCAGATATGGCAGATATCGAACAAACAGAAAGAGCGTGGAAAGAGCTTAAGAAATTATTTGGAGATACGATGATTCCGTTAACGTATGTCAACTCTACAGCTGCAATTAAAGCGTTTTGCGGTCGTAATGGCGGAGCAACAGTAACTTCTTCTAATGCAAAACAAATGGTATCTTGGGCGTTTACACAAAAAGAGCGTCTCGTCTTTTTACCAGATCAACATTTAGGAAGAAATACAGCGTACGACTTAGGTATCCCGTTAGATAAAATGGCAGTATGGGATCCGCATACAGATTCATTAGAATACGATGGAGATATAGAAGAAATTCAAGTGATTTTATGGAAAGGTCATTGCTCTGTTCATCAAAACTTTACAGTGAAGAACGTTGAGAACGTACGGAAAAATCATCCGGATATGAATATTATTGTACATCCGGAATGTTGCTATGAAGTTGTAGCTGCTTCGGATTATGCAGGGTCAACGAAATATATTATTGATATGATTGAATCAGCGCCATCTGGAAGTAAATGGGCAATTGGTACAGAAATGAATTTAGTGAACCGAATTATTCAGCAACATCCAGATAAAGAAATTGTTTCACTTAATCCATTTATGTGTCCGTGTTTAACGATGAACCGAATTGATCTGCCGCACTTATTATGGGCGCTTGAAACGATAGAAAGAGGAGAAGAAATTAACGTTATTAGCGTAGATAAACAAGTGACTGAAGAAGCGGTTCTTGCATTAAATCGTATGTTAGAGCGTGTATGA
- a CDS encoding transcription repressor NadR: MKQNDQKKILGEERRQLILQWLLAANEPLSGNELSKKTNVSRQVIVQDISLLKARNEPIIATAQGYLYLKPQEKQQTFERVIVCQHKPAEVRQELTMLVDHGVTIKDVKVEHPVYGDLTASIMVSNRFDVEQYLQKIENTNASYLSQLTDGIHLHTIEADSKEKLDAACEALDKAGFLVY, translated from the coding sequence ATGAAACAAAATGACCAAAAAAAGATTTTAGGTGAAGAAAGACGACAGCTTATCCTTCAGTGGCTTCTTGCTGCAAATGAACCGTTATCGGGTAATGAACTATCGAAAAAGACGAACGTAAGTAGACAAGTTATCGTACAAGATATTTCCTTGCTTAAAGCAAGAAACGAACCGATTATCGCGACTGCTCAAGGCTATTTATATTTAAAGCCACAAGAAAAACAGCAAACTTTTGAACGTGTAATCGTATGCCAACATAAGCCAGCTGAAGTACGTCAAGAACTTACAATGCTTGTTGATCACGGTGTTACGATTAAAGATGTAAAAGTTGAGCATCCTGTATACGGTGACTTAACAGCATCCATCATGGTAAGTAATCGATTTGATGTCGAGCAATATTTACAAAAAATCGAAAACACAAATGCTTCCTATCTATCGCAATTAACAGACGGTATTCACTTACATACAATTGAAGCAGATTCTAAAGAAAAATTAGATGCTGCTTGTGAGGCTTTAGATAAAGCAGGATTTCTCGTTTATTAA
- a CDS encoding MOSC domain-containing protein → MGIELVHFSIGKPKQMKYGEDKEMITGICKDSTEETFLSKDGFLGDDVADLKHHGGPDRAVCVYSHEHYALWEEEFQTTLPASTFGENITVTNMLERDVCIGDTYQLGEAIIQVTQARVPCSTISKRLGIPGILPRIVATGFTGYLCRVLQEGTVRKDSKITLLERQPSNVSVLFSNEIYFHNRKDKDGIEKILAVKELADIWRDQLEDRLAKLK, encoded by the coding sequence ATGGGAATTGAACTCGTTCACTTTAGCATTGGCAAACCGAAACAAATGAAATATGGCGAAGATAAAGAAATGATAACAGGTATATGTAAAGATTCTACCGAAGAAACTTTCCTCTCAAAAGATGGCTTCCTTGGCGATGACGTAGCGGATTTAAAACATCACGGAGGGCCTGACCGCGCAGTTTGTGTGTACTCACACGAGCATTACGCACTATGGGAAGAGGAATTTCAAACTACGCTTCCAGCTTCCACATTTGGCGAAAACATTACCGTAACAAATATGTTAGAGCGTGATGTTTGCATCGGAGATACATATCAACTAGGTGAAGCAATCATTCAAGTGACGCAAGCCCGCGTACCCTGTAGCACAATCTCAAAACGTCTTGGCATCCCTGGCATTTTGCCGCGCATTGTAGCAACTGGATTTACTGGCTACCTATGCCGCGTTCTTCAAGAAGGTACTGTACGTAAAGATTCAAAAATTACATTACTAGAACGTCAACCGAGCAATGTTTCTGTCTTGTTCTCTAACGAAATTTATTTTCATAATAGAAAAGATAAAGATGGCATTGAAAAGATTCTTGCTGTAAAAGAGCTAGCTGATATTTGGCGTGATCAGTTAGAAGATCGTCTTGCGAAGTTAAAATAA
- a CDS encoding ArsR/SmtB family transcription factor, translated as MENFECRNTEVVLEKFQVVTPIFQALGDENRQQIIMLLLENKQMNVTQITDRMRISRPAVSHHLKILRQAELIVADRNGKEIFYSIIAGEFLKQVKDLLQAIESNY; from the coding sequence ATGGAGAATTTTGAATGCAGAAATACAGAAGTTGTATTAGAGAAATTTCAGGTCGTAACACCTATATTTCAGGCGCTGGGAGATGAGAATCGTCAGCAAATTATTATGCTGTTGTTAGAAAACAAACAGATGAATGTGACGCAAATAACAGATAGAATGAGGATTTCTAGACCAGCTGTTTCGCATCATTTGAAAATTTTAAGACAAGCAGAACTAATTGTAGCGGATCGAAATGGAAAAGAAATTTTTTATTCTATAATAGCTGGAGAATTTTTAAAACAGGTGAAGGATTTACTACAAGCAATAGAATCAAATTATTAA
- the nadC gene encoding carboxylating nicotinate-nucleotide diphosphorylase, with product MNTIKVKEALNRFFLEDIGERDVTSQLIFPDNLLSKGTFLAKDTGVFAGRLVIEEGFKLIDERIEVELHKKDGDLVEKGEIIATVQGPIASLLTAERVILNVIQRMSGIATMTHKAVLALDSSHTRICDTRKTMPGLRMFDKYAVVCGGGFNHRFGLYDGVMIKDNHIAFAGSITKAVTSVKEKLGHMVKVEVETETEEQVREAVAAGADIIMFDNRTPDEIREFSKIVPSAIVTEASGGITIEDLSKYGKTGVDYISLGALTHSVKALDISFNIEA from the coding sequence ATGAATACGATAAAGGTTAAAGAAGCATTAAATCGATTTTTTCTAGAAGATATAGGAGAAAGAGATGTAACATCTCAGCTTATTTTTCCAGACAATTTACTTTCAAAAGGAACGTTTCTTGCGAAAGATACAGGGGTCTTTGCGGGACGTTTAGTCATTGAAGAAGGTTTTAAATTAATTGATGAGAGAATTGAAGTGGAGCTTCATAAAAAAGATGGAGATCTTGTAGAAAAAGGCGAAATAATAGCAACTGTCCAAGGGCCAATTGCTTCGTTATTAACGGCAGAGCGCGTTATATTAAATGTTATTCAGCGTATGAGCGGGATAGCGACGATGACACATAAAGCTGTTCTTGCTTTAGATAGCAGTCATACGCGTATTTGTGATACGCGAAAAACGATGCCAGGGCTACGTATGTTTGATAAGTATGCAGTCGTATGCGGAGGTGGATTTAATCACCGTTTCGGTTTATATGATGGTGTCATGATTAAAGACAATCATATTGCTTTTGCTGGTTCTATTACGAAAGCTGTTACATCGGTGAAAGAGAAGTTAGGACATATGGTAAAAGTAGAAGTGGAAACAGAAACGGAGGAACAAGTGAGAGAGGCTGTAGCTGCTGGTGCGGATATTATTATGTTTGATAACCGTACACCAGATGAGATTCGAGAGTTTTCAAAGATTGTACCAAGTGCCATCGTTACAGAAGCTTCAGGAGGTATTACAATTGAAGATTTATCGAAATACGGAAAAACAGGGGTAGATTATATTTCACTTGGAGCGTTAACACATTCAGTGAAAGCACTTGATATTAGTTTCAATATTGAGGCGTAA
- a CDS encoding IscS subfamily cysteine desulfurase, with translation MMIYLDYAATTPMSAEALQTYMKAASQYFGNEQSLHDIGGTASSLLQLCRKTFAEMIGGKEQGVFFTSGGSESNYLAIQSLLNARNKKHIITTPMEHASIRSYFQSLQSQGYTITEIPVNKDGLIHLDDLETAITENTVLASIQHGNSEIGTVQNIAKIGKLLKKYNVLFHSDCVQTFGKLPIHVFEMGIDSLSVSAHKIYGPKGVGACYINPQVRWTQIFPGTSHEKGFRPGTVNVPGIASFLTAAENILKNQQEENLRFKALRSYFLERLHTIPLEIEVEGHSTSCLPHIIGVTIKGIEGQYTMLECNRRGIAISTGSACQVGKQEPSKTMLAIGKTYEEAKQYVRFSFGQQTTKDQIDTTIHALHTIGNQFYRGVKS, from the coding sequence ATGATGATATATCTTGACTATGCAGCAACTACACCTATGAGCGCGGAAGCATTACAAACATATATGAAAGCAGCATCACAATACTTCGGAAATGAACAAAGTTTACATGATATTGGAGGAACAGCCTCTTCTTTATTACAATTGTGCAGAAAAACATTTGCTGAAATGATTGGCGGAAAGGAACAAGGGGTATTCTTCACAAGCGGTGGTTCGGAATCCAACTACCTTGCGATTCAATCCCTTCTCAATGCCCGAAATAAGAAGCATATTATTACAACACCTATGGAACATGCATCCATTCGAAGTTATTTTCAATCCTTACAATCACAAGGGTATACAATTACTGAAATTCCTGTTAATAAAGATGGGCTAATTCATTTAGATGATTTAGAAACAGCTATTACAGAAAATACTGTTCTAGCAAGCATACAGCACGGAAACTCTGAAATTGGAACCGTTCAAAATATCGCAAAGATTGGGAAACTCTTAAAAAAATATAACGTTTTATTCCATTCAGATTGTGTACAAACATTTGGTAAACTTCCTATCCATGTTTTTGAGATGGGGATTGATAGTCTTTCTGTTTCAGCACATAAAATATACGGACCAAAAGGTGTTGGCGCTTGCTATATAAACCCGCAAGTTCGCTGGACACAAATATTCCCAGGAACCTCTCACGAAAAAGGGTTTCGCCCAGGCACAGTAAACGTTCCTGGCATCGCATCTTTTTTAACGGCTGCTGAGAATATATTAAAAAATCAACAGGAAGAAAACTTACGTTTTAAGGCGTTACGATCCTACTTTTTAGAGCGATTACACACAATTCCGCTAGAAATTGAAGTAGAAGGTCATTCTACTTCTTGTTTACCACATATTATTGGGGTTACAATAAAAGGAATAGAAGGTCAGTATACAATGCTAGAATGTAATCGCCGTGGTATTGCCATTTCTACGGGAAGTGCTTGCCAAGTCGGTAAACAAGAACCTTCGAAAACAATGCTTGCAATTGGAAAAACGTATGAAGAGGCAAAACAATATGTCCGCTTCTCTTTCGGGCAACAAACAACGAAAGATCAAATTGATACTACTATTCATGCACTACACACAATTGGAAATCAATTTTATAGAGGTGTTAAATCATAA
- the nadB gene encoding L-aspartate oxidase: protein MPSADVLIIGSGVAALRVAKEICHEKNVIIITKETNRNNNTYLAQGGIAAAVATYDNPNDHFEDTLVAGCHYNKEDAVRYLVEEGPKEMNNLIENGMKFDGDETGPHLGKEGAHRKRRILHAGGDATGKNLLEHFIQEVAPHVTVVEQEMVLDFIIENDKCVGVLTRNSEGKLKRYVADDTVLATGGIGSLYGFTSNDKTITGDGLAMVYRAGGELVDLEFVQFHPTMLYASGRCCGLVSEAVRGEGAVLINGKGQRFMMDIHPDHDLAPRDVVARAIHEQLLAGEKVYLNIESIQNFEERFPTVSSLCKKNGVHINEKCIPVVPGAHFHMGGVKTNCDGETSIPNLYAVGEVACNGVHGANRLASNSLLEGLVFGKRIGKHILTKATKGRLNNFAEKEKKFIVLNHLPTKEEIQECMMKYVGIVRTEQSLSYAKRWLSKYGVRNMILQHDALTNEEITLINMLTVCELIVVSALQREESIGGHYRSDYPHRNSVKKEIIRVKRKLQLV, encoded by the coding sequence ATGCCAAGTGCAGATGTCTTAATTATTGGAAGTGGAGTTGCGGCACTTCGTGTTGCGAAAGAGATTTGTCACGAAAAGAATGTGATTATTATCACAAAGGAAACGAATCGTAATAATAATACATACTTAGCGCAAGGTGGAATTGCCGCAGCGGTAGCTACATATGACAATCCGAATGATCATTTTGAAGATACGCTAGTAGCAGGATGTCATTATAACAAGGAAGATGCGGTCCGTTATTTAGTTGAAGAAGGGCCGAAAGAAATGAATAATCTCATTGAAAATGGAATGAAATTTGATGGAGATGAAACGGGTCCCCATCTTGGAAAAGAAGGTGCACATCGAAAGCGTCGTATTTTACATGCAGGTGGCGATGCAACAGGAAAGAATTTATTAGAGCATTTCATTCAAGAAGTAGCTCCGCACGTTACGGTCGTGGAACAGGAAATGGTGCTCGATTTTATTATAGAAAATGATAAATGTGTTGGAGTTTTAACAAGGAATAGTGAAGGGAAGCTGAAGCGTTATGTTGCAGATGATACGGTGTTAGCAACAGGCGGGATTGGTAGCTTATACGGCTTTACTTCTAACGACAAAACAATTACGGGTGATGGACTTGCAATGGTGTACCGCGCAGGTGGGGAGCTTGTAGATTTAGAGTTTGTACAATTTCATCCAACGATGTTATACGCGAGCGGGCGATGCTGTGGTCTCGTTTCTGAAGCTGTCCGTGGTGAAGGAGCTGTCCTTATAAATGGAAAAGGGCAGCGTTTTATGATGGATATACACCCTGATCACGATCTTGCGCCGCGTGATGTAGTGGCAAGAGCGATTCATGAACAGCTTTTGGCGGGTGAAAAAGTGTATTTGAATATTGAGTCTATCCAAAATTTCGAAGAACGTTTTCCGACTGTATCATCATTGTGTAAAAAGAATGGTGTTCATATAAATGAAAAATGCATTCCGGTTGTACCCGGTGCTCATTTTCATATGGGCGGTGTGAAAACGAACTGTGATGGAGAGACGTCCATTCCAAATTTATATGCGGTCGGTGAAGTAGCTTGTAATGGTGTTCATGGAGCAAATAGGTTAGCAAGTAATTCATTATTAGAAGGTCTTGTGTTTGGAAAAAGAATAGGAAAACATATTTTAACGAAAGCAACAAAAGGCAGATTGAACAACTTCGCTGAGAAGGAAAAGAAATTTATCGTTCTGAATCATTTGCCGACGAAAGAAGAAATACAAGAATGCATGATGAAATATGTTGGGATTGTGCGAACAGAGCAAAGTCTATCTTATGCAAAGAGATGGCTTAGTAAGTACGGTGTTCGAAATATGATATTGCAACATGATGCTCTTACAAATGAAGAGATAACGCTTATTAATATGTTAACAGTGTGTGAGCTTATCGTCGTATCAGCTTTGCAAAGGGAAGAAAGCATAGGTGGCCATTATCGAAGTGATTATCCACATAGAAATAGTGTAAAAAAAGAGATCATTCGAGTGAAAAGAAAACTACAACTTGTGTAA
- a CDS encoding BofC C-terminal domain-containing protein, with translation MKWILIAVQAFVMIFCLAYETSASAEGPVPEVTEKDPQVTILLERMYVDGEVSEEIFTEKVADLEKFLQQYKEWQLVDRDDVQIVLQKKVDDISPLLKTSGYFGVSEEGILQIFKGVPKSDNAIHSFFQIDMKKLESYERAKLKRGIRIKSKEGFVKTIEKMKQYAVQNKKQSSSW, from the coding sequence ATGAAATGGATACTGATTGCAGTACAAGCTTTCGTTATGATATTTTGCTTAGCTTATGAAACGAGTGCGAGTGCGGAAGGGCCAGTACCAGAAGTGACAGAGAAAGACCCTCAAGTTACAATTTTATTAGAGCGTATGTATGTTGATGGAGAAGTAAGTGAAGAAATCTTTACAGAAAAAGTGGCGGATTTAGAAAAGTTTTTACAGCAGTATAAAGAATGGCAGCTCGTTGATCGTGATGATGTACAAATTGTATTACAAAAGAAAGTTGATGATATTTCTCCGTTATTAAAGACTAGCGGTTATTTTGGCGTATCAGAGGAAGGGATATTACAAATTTTTAAAGGTGTACCGAAAAGTGATAATGCGATTCATTCCTTCTTTCAAATTGATATGAAAAAGCTTGAGAGTTATGAGCGTGCGAAATTGAAGCGTGGTATTCGCATTAAATCAAAAGAAGGTTTTGTGAAGACGATTGAAAAAATGAAGCAATACGCAGTGCAAAATAAGAAACAAAGCAGCTCATGGTGA
- a CDS encoding DMT family transporter, whose product MNRINRMYVIMLFVPLFWGGSFATAEHVITEIPPITAATIRFGLAGCILIGIVFMKSEWNTSLLLKNWKGLFFVSLTGIFGYNVFFFMGLNYTSTLNGSLIIATMPVFVTLGAILFFKESWSIKVGISLILSLIGVIVVITSGSMNTLMSLSFNKGDFLFIAALICGVLYSLTGKKVMSGVSSLLTTMSMTVLGTVFLAGLSLYEDGWGKVGTFSLQGWIEMLYMVICGTLVGYIVFNKGVEELGASKASMYLNLTPIVATGISVVLYGAAVTWQQIVGMIIVLIGVYIVTVQSNKDIKKLSRNQYVSK is encoded by the coding sequence ATGAACAGAATAAATCGTATGTATGTAATTATGTTATTTGTTCCTTTGTTTTGGGGTGGGTCTTTTGCAACAGCAGAGCATGTTATTACTGAAATTCCACCGATTACTGCGGCAACAATTCGTTTTGGTTTAGCAGGGTGTATTTTAATAGGCATAGTTTTTATGAAATCTGAGTGGAATACAAGTTTGTTATTAAAGAATTGGAAAGGGCTGTTCTTTGTATCGTTAACAGGTATTTTTGGCTATAATGTTTTTTTCTTTATGGGACTTAACTATACTTCTACTCTGAATGGATCGCTTATTATTGCTACAATGCCTGTTTTTGTAACATTGGGAGCGATATTATTTTTTAAAGAGTCTTGGAGTATAAAAGTCGGAATAAGTTTAATTTTGTCCCTTATCGGTGTAATAGTAGTTATTACAAGTGGTTCAATGAATACACTTATGTCTTTGTCATTTAATAAGGGGGATTTTTTATTTATAGCTGCTTTAATCTGTGGGGTGTTATATAGCTTAACAGGAAAAAAAGTTATGAGTGGTGTCTCCTCTTTGTTAACTACAATGAGTATGACGGTATTGGGTACTGTGTTTTTAGCAGGCCTTTCTCTATATGAAGATGGATGGGGAAAGGTTGGGACGTTTTCTTTACAGGGATGGATAGAAATGTTGTATATGGTCATATGTGGGACGTTAGTTGGATATATCGTGTTTAATAAAGGAGTAGAAGAGCTAGGTGCAAGCAAAGCAAGTATGTATTTAAATCTAACTCCTATTGTGGCTACTGGTATATCAGTTGTCTTATATGGAGCAGCTGTTACGTGGCAACAAATAGTTGGGATGATAATCGTATTAATTGGGGTTTATATAGTGACGGTACAATCAAATAAAGATATAAAAAAGCTTTCACGTAATCAATACGTTTCAAAATAG
- a CDS encoding iron-hydroxamate ABC transporter substrate-binding protein, producing the protein MKRKLFILITIMLVVLSIVGCSSQKEESKAKEQPKTKVVKHAKGESTIPVNPKRIVDLSGSTEELLLLGHKPVGTANTYKDKIQKHLIEKLDGVKAVGWYWAPKVDLEAVTALKPDLIILNNRQLKIYDQLEKVAPTVVLETNLEDWRGKFKEVGKLFDEEKKADKWIADYDKKADSLSKKIKEKTKDENFMFVAVTPQNFRVYGSFGYGDIIFNDLKLPATKGTDLKQTMAQVSLEGLVAFQPDQMFIVNFGGEADKVYEDYKNSAVWKDNKAVKNNHVYEVSNEIFNTKAFNPIGKDMLIDEIAKEILAKNK; encoded by the coding sequence ATGAAACGTAAACTATTTATTTTAATTACTATTATGCTAGTTGTTCTTTCTATCGTTGGCTGTTCTTCTCAAAAAGAAGAATCAAAAGCAAAAGAACAACCGAAAACAAAAGTTGTAAAACATGCTAAAGGGGAATCTACAATTCCAGTAAATCCAAAGAGAATTGTTGACTTATCTGGATCAACAGAAGAATTATTACTTCTTGGACATAAACCTGTTGGTACAGCAAATACATATAAAGATAAAATTCAAAAGCATTTAATAGAAAAGCTAGATGGAGTAAAAGCAGTAGGTTGGTACTGGGCACCTAAAGTTGATTTAGAAGCTGTTACTGCTTTAAAACCAGACTTAATTATTTTAAATAATCGTCAATTGAAAATTTATGATCAATTAGAAAAGGTTGCACCGACAGTAGTACTAGAAACAAACTTAGAAGATTGGCGTGGTAAGTTTAAAGAAGTAGGTAAACTATTTGACGAAGAAAAGAAAGCAGACAAATGGATTGCAGACTACGATAAGAAAGCAGATTCTTTATCTAAAAAGATTAAAGAGAAAACAAAAGATGAGAACTTTATGTTCGTCGCAGTTACACCACAAAACTTCCGTGTATACGGTAGCTTCGGGTACGGCGACATCATCTTTAACGACTTAAAACTTCCAGCAACAAAAGGTACAGATTTAAAACAAACGATGGCGCAAGTATCGCTAGAAGGTCTTGTTGCATTCCAACCTGATCAAATGTTTATTGTAAACTTTGGCGGCGAAGCTGATAAAGTTTACGAAGACTACAAAAATAGTGCCGTTTGGAAAGACAATAAAGCAGTAAAAAACAATCATGTATATGAAGTATCAAATGAAATCTTCAATACGAAAGCTTTCAATCCTATCGGGAAAGATATGCTAATTGATGAAATCGCAAAAGAAATTTTAGCTAAGAATAAATAA